Proteins from a genomic interval of Arachis hypogaea cultivar Tifrunner chromosome 10, arahy.Tifrunner.gnm2.J5K5, whole genome shotgun sequence:
- the LOC112717174 gene encoding MADS-box protein GGM13, translated as MGRGKIEIKRIENTTTRQVTFSKRRNGLLKKTNELSVLCDAQIGLIVFSNTGKLFHYSSHPYRMDQIIEKYQRSTGTRITRHGHSHLQEDLLTEMAMLRRQNLSLEMGIQRYLGEGIACLRYEELTKLEDEVQSSVARIRKRQNELLQQQLENLRRKERILEDENCNLSNWEQQTAVLEFERAAASNGGDNKAVMDHHHHHHQLPFYDDEQASASAGTILQLGAPHVPQQLHPYPYPYLQLAQPNVDHDSLTGLLMGPSKWVIEKDGGVPFDA; from the exons ATGGGAAGGGGAAAGATAGAGATAAAGAGGATAGAAAACACGACGACGAGGCAAGTGACGTTCTCAAAGAGAAGGAACGGACTCCTGAAGAAGACAAATGAGCTCTCTGTCCTCTGTGACGCCCAGATCGGACTCATCGTCTTCTCCAACACTGGCAAGCTCTTTCACTACTCCTCTCACCCCTACAG GATGGATCAAATAATTGAAAAGTACCAACGATCTACAGGGACTCGCATAACGCGCCATGGACATTCCCACCTTCAG GAAGATTTATTGACTGAGATGGCAATGCTGAGGCGTCAAAATCTGAGCCTTGAGATGGGGATTCAGCGCTACCTTGGAGAGGGTATAGCTTGTCTCCGATATGAAGAATTGACTAAGCTTGAAGATGAAGTTCAAAGCTCTGTTGCAAGGATTCGAAAGCGTCAG AATGAGCTCCTGCAGCAGCAATTGGAGAACCTGCGAAGGAAG GAAAGAATCTTGGAAGATGAAAACTGCAATTTGTCCAATTGG GAGCAGCAAACTGCTGTATTGGAGTTTGAAAGGGCTGCAGCAAGTAACGGTGGTGATAACAAAGCAGTGatggatcatcatcatcatcatcatcagttgCCATTCTACGATGATGAGCAAGCTTCTGCTTCTGCTGGCACCATCCTTCAGCTTGGTGCACCACATGTACCACAGCAGCTTCATCCATATCCATATCCATATCTTCAGCTTGCACAGCCCAATGTTGATCATGACTCACTCACTGGACTACTCATGGGGCCATCAAAATG GGTGATAGAGAAGGACGGAGGAGTTCCCTTCGATGCATGA
- the LOC112717171 gene encoding MADS-box protein FBP24-like isoform X2, with product MGRGKIEIKRIENTTTRQVTFSKRRNGLLKKTNELSVLCDAQIGLIVFSNTGKLFRYFSHPYRMDQIIEKYQRSTGTRITPHGHSHHQEDLLTEMAMLRHQNLSLEMGIQRYLGEGIACLQYEELTQLEDEVQSSVARVRTGTKQAQKQRTRIPTLTPN from the exons atggGAAGGGGAAAGATAGAGATAAAGAGGATAGAAAACACGACGACGAGGCAAGTGACATTCTCAAAGAGAAGGAACGGACTCCTGAAGAAGACCAATGAGCTCTCTGTCCTCTGTGACGCCCAGATCGGACTCATCGTCTTCTCCAACACTGGCAAGCTCTTTCGCTACTTCTCTCACCCCTACAG GATGGATCAAATAATTGAAAAGTACCAACGATCTACAGGGACTCGCATAACGCCCCATGGACATTCCCACCATCAG GAAGATTTATTGACTGAGATGGCAATGTTGAGGCATCAAAATCTGAGCCTTGAGATGGGGATTCAGCGCTACCTTGGAGAGGGCATAGCTTGTCTCCAATATGAAGAATTGACTCAGCTTGAAGATGAAGTTCAAAGCTCTGTTGCAAGGGTTCGAACCGGAACCAAACAGGCCCAGAAACAACGAACCCGCATACCTACTCTAACCCCCAATTGA
- the LOC112717175 gene encoding uncharacterized protein, producing the protein MLPTIQPGRDLTLTAADAHAAATFFKCISWQVEETLDLLNCPYHYVCETTYPANYPPYVDILVLLFATASYLVTLVIVATTARSRYSSSSSSTQRTTRYLLPCGPISLPLVILTFAKGPQINTLFPISSTGPAILHLVLISALVFDSQEEEEEEEEEEDENKKKKDLRYALFAASTVSGILHASLYLDYVVMPYYTGLDAMKNSRLSGECDSCVCRKEELVVGGKVVRYRAWSLTTFMVVGVLCFRIICRIAAAGNNRIMLQRIKGLMERLSWLFIFLDCVYLAAKSPHHHHATLAASFGAILLLILLHLLKQASFLFSSMLPFPTHLIVNRNSLVKPL; encoded by the coding sequence ATGCTCCCAACAATCCAACCTGGACGGGACCTAACCTTAACAGCAGCAGATGCCCATGCCGCCGCCACATTCTTCAAATGCATTAGCTGGCAAGTCGAGGAAACCTTAGATTTACTGAATTGCCCTTACCATTATGTGTGCGAGACAACTTACCCTGCAAATTACCCACCTTATGTTGATATCTTGGTCCTCCTCTTCGCGACAGCTTCTTATTTGGTGACACTTGTGATTGTTGCTACCACTGCAAGGTCtcgttattcttcttcttcttcatcaacaCAAAGAACAACAAGGTACCTGCTTCCATGTGGACCAATATCACTCCCACTAGTGATCTTAACCTTTGCAAAGGGTCCTCAAATCAACACATTATTCCCAATATCATCCACTGGCCCTGCAATTCTCCACCTGGTCCTCATCTCTGCATTGGTCTTTGACTctcaggaggaggaggaggaggaagaggaagaagaagatgagaacaagaagaagaaggactTGAGGTATGCATTGTTTGCAGCATCAACAGTATCAGGAATCCTGCATGCAAGCCTGTACCTGGACTATGTGGTGATGCCTTATTACACGGGCTTGGACGCCATGAAGAATTCGAGATTGTCAGGAGAGTGCGATTCTTGTGTGTGCAGGAAAGAGGAGCTGGTGGTGGGAGGGAAGGTGGTTAGGTACAGGGCTTGGTCACTCACCACTTTCATGGTTGTTGGGGTTCTCTGTTTCAGGATTATATGCAGAATCGCCGCCGCCGGCAACAACAGAATCATGTTGCAGAGGATTAAGGGGCTTATGGAAAGGCTAAGCTGGCTTTTCATATTTCTGGATTGTGTTTATCTGGCAGCAAAATcacctcatcatcatcatgcgACACTTGCTGCTTCTTTTGGAGCCATATTGCTTCTCATTCTACTTCATCTCCTCAAACAGGcctcctttttattttcttcaatgCTTCCATTCCCAACACATCTCATCGTGAATCGAAATTCTCTAGTTAAACCGTTATAA
- the LOC112717171 gene encoding sugar transport protein 9-like isoform X1 gives MGGLLFGYDLGITGGVTSMEPFLIQFFLAVYKQMRDDSATNQYCKFDNQLLMLLTSPLYLAALMASFFVATTSRWFGRKSSMFLGGLFFLIGALLNGFAINLGMLIIGRIFLGFGVGYCNQSVPIYLSKMAPAKIRGALNIGFQMMITIGILGANLLNFATSKHKNRWRVSLGVGDVPAILLCVGSLCLEETPNSLIERGQHVKAKTMLQKIRGTNNVDEEYQDLVDACEADSKVENP, from the exons ATGGGAGGCCTTCTCTTTGGGTACGATCTTGGTATCACGGGAGGAGTCACGTCTATGGAACCATTCTTAATTCAATTCTTTCTGGCTGTGTATAAACAAATGAGGGATGATTCCGCTACTAATCAATACTGTAAATTTGACAACCAACTACTCATGTTGCTCACCTCCCCTCTATATCTTGCGGCATTAATGGCTTCTTTCTTTGTTGCCACAACCTCAAGATGGTTCGGACGCAAGTCATCCATGTTTTTGGGTGGCTTGTTTTTCCTTATTGGAGCACTGTTGAATGGCTTCGCAATTAACCTTGGAATGCTTATCATCGGTCGAATAtttctgggttttggtgttgGATATTGCAATCAG TCTGTGCCGATTTACTTGTCTAAGATGGCTCCGGCTAAAATTAGAGGAGCACTCAACATTGGGTTTCAAATGATGATCACAATCGGAATCCTAGGTGCAAACCTTCTCAACTTTGCAACTTCGAAGCATAAAAATAGGTGGAGAGTATCTTTGGGAGTTGGAGATGTGCCAGCAATTTTGCTGTGTGTAGGGTCACTTTGCTTAGAGGAAACACCAAACTCTTTGATTGAAAGAGGACAACACGTAAAAGCCAAGACAATGTTGCAGAAAATCCGTGGCACTAACAATGTTGATGAGGAATATCAAGATCTTGTTGATGCATGTGAGGCGGATAGCAAGGTGGAAAACCCATAG